In Pyrus communis chromosome 1, drPyrComm1.1, whole genome shotgun sequence, the following are encoded in one genomic region:
- the LOC137709292 gene encoding receptor-like protein kinase 7 — MSSSTDQRNFHLPLYLLLCLLSAAAADELQILLTLKSAFQVSNTNNIFNSWNSTNPVCSFTGIACNENRFVRDIDLSNQNLSGFLAADAICQLESLETLSLGFNFLDGTIKEDLNNCLNLKYLDLGHNSFSGSFPDISSLSRLEHLNLNNSGFSGTFPWKSLANMTGLIRLSLGDNPFDQSLFPTELLNLKKLNWLYLANCSLGGPIPKGIGNLTELINLELSQNSMDGEIPSEITKLNKLWQLELYGNKLTGRLPSGLRNLTNLENFDASENRLEGDLSELRFLENSVTLQFYENNFTGEIPAEFGEFKKLVNLSLYTNKLTGPLPQKLGSWSKTDFIDVSENLLTGSIPPDMCKMGTMRGLFLLQNNFTGEIPANYAKCSTLKRFRVNINSLSGVVPPGVWGLPNAEIIDLTSNQFQGPITSDIGNAKTLAQLFVSYNQLSGELPDEISKATSLLSIVLNNNRFSGKIPGTIGDLKSLGTLYLQSNMFSASIPKSLGSCDFLSDLNIAENSLSGDIPSSLGSLPTLNSLNLSRNQLSGEIPKSIGSLRLSLLDLSHNRLTGAIPKSLSIAAYNGSFSGNSGLCSTDITSFPRCSSRSGMSKDVRTLIICFSVGLAILLASLTCFLFLKKGEKDEDRSLKEESWDVKSFHVMSFTEGEILDSIKQENLIGKGGSGNVYRVLLANGKELAVKHIWNTNPSGRKRFKSTSPMLAKRGGKSKEFDAEVQTLSSIRHVNVVKLYCSITSEDSSLLVYEYMPNGSLWDRLHTCQKMKLDWETRHEIAVGAAKGLEYLHHGLERLVIHRDVKSSNILLDEFLKPRIADFGLAKIVQATAGKDSTHVIAGTHGYIAPEYGYTYKVNEKSDVYSFGVVLMELVTGKRPIEPEFGENKDIVSWVSSMLKSRESILSMVDSFIPEVYKEEAIKVLRIAVLCTARLPELRPSMRSVVQMLEEAHETFKLLKIVIGKDDAAGNKKMELAKGIEN; from the exons ATGTCGTCATCGACAGACCAGAGAAATTTTCATCTCCCCCTCTACCTCCTCCTCTGCCTCCTCTCCGCCGCGGCGGCCGACGAGCTTCAGATTCTTCTCACACTCAAATCCGCGTTCCAAGTTTCAAACACCAACAACATATTCAACTCATGGAACTCCACCAATCCCGTTTGCAGCTTCACCGGAATTGCCTGCAACGAAAACCGATTCGTTCGAGATATCGATCTTTCGAATCAGAACCTATCCGGGTTTCTTGCGGCGGACGCAATATGCCAGCTCGAATCGTTGGAAACGCTTTCCTTGGGGTTCAACTTCTTGGACGGGACAATCAAAGAGGACTTGAACAACTGCTTAAATTTGAAGTACTTGGACTTGGGCCACAACTCGTTCTCAGGATCTTTCCCCGACATATCATCCCTGTCCCGGTTAGAACATCTTAATCTCAACAACAGCGGATTTTCAGGTACTTTTCCATGGAAATCATTGGCGAACATGACGGGTTTGATTCGACTGAGCTTGGGAGACAACCCTTTTGATCAAAGCCTATTCCCAACCGAGTTGTTGAATCTCAAGAAACTCAACTGGCTTTACTTGGCGAATTGCAGCCTCGGAGGACCGATTCCTAAAGGAATCGGAAACCTCACGGAGCTTATCAACTTGGAGTTATCCCAAAACAGTATGGATGGAGAAATCCCATCCGAGATTACAAAGCTCAACAAGCTCTGGCAGCTCGAGCTCTACGGCAACAAGCTCACCGGGAGGCTTCCTTCCGGCCTAAGAAACCTCACCAACCTCGAAAACTTTGACGCCTCCGAGAATCGACTCGAAGGCGATTTGTCGGAGCTGAGATTTTTGGAGAACTCAGTTACCCTCCAATTCTACGAGAACAATTTCACCGGAGAAATACCTGCCGAGTTCGGGGAATTCAAGAAGCTTGTCAATCTGTCCTTGTACACGAACAAGCTGACCGGTCCTCTGCCTCAGAAACTTGGCTCTTGGTCCAAGACTGATTTCATTGATGTCTCTGAGAATCTACTGACGGGGAGTATTCCGCCGGATATGTGCAAGATGGGGACGATGAGAGGCTTGTTCTTGCTCCAGAACAACTTTACCGGCGAAATTCCGGCGAATTACGCAAAGTGTTCGACGTTGAAGCGGTTCAGAGTTAACATCAACTCGCTGTCCGGTGTTGTTCCTCCTGGAGTTTGGGGGTTGCCGAACGCGGAAATCATCGACCTTACTTCCAATCAATTCCAAGGCCCGATTACTTCTGACATCGGTAACGCGAAGACGCTTGCGCAGTTGTTCGTCAGTTACAATCAGTTATCTGGTGAGCTGCCGGATGAGATTTCCAAAGCAACATCTTTGTTGTCGATTGTTTTGAACAACAATAGGTTTTCGGGGAAAATCCCGGGGACTATCGGTGACTTGAAGAGTCTGGGGACTCTGTATTTGCAGAGCAACATGTTCTCTGCTTCGATACCAAAGTCTTTAGGAAGCTGTGATTTTCTGAGTGACTTAAACATTGCTGAAAACTCGCTTTCCGGTGACATCCCATCATCGTTAGGCTCTCTTCCAACCTTGAACTCTCTGAATTTGTCGCGAAATCAACTTTCTGGTGAAATCCCGAAGAGCATAGGATCTCTAAGGCTAAGCCTTCTTGACCTATCACACAACAGGCTCACCGGCGCCATACCAAAATCTCTGTCGATTGCAGCTTACAACGGTAGCTTTTCTGGTAACTCCGGTCTCTGCAGCACGGACATAACCTCATTCCCGCGGTGTTCTTCTCGATCGGGGATGTCCAAGGATGTGCGGACGCTAATTATTTGCTTCTCGGTAGGTTTAGCAATCCTGCTTGCGTCCCTCACATGCTTCTTGTTCTTAAAGAAGGGAGAAAAGGACGAAGACCGTTCATTAAAGGAGGAATCTTGGGATGTGAAGTCTTTCCATGTGATGAGCTTCACTGAGGGTGAGATTCTTGATTCCATTAAGCAAGAGAATCTTATCGGAAAAGGAGGTTCCGGAAATGTTTATAGAGTTTTACTTGCGAATGGCAAAGAACTCGCCGTAAAACATATATGGAATACCAATCCAAGTGGCAGGAAAAGGTTCAAGAGCACGAGCCCAATGCTTGCAAAACGAGGTGGGAAGTCCAAGGAATTCGACGCTGAGGTGCAGACGTTGAGCTCAATtaggcatgtgaatgtggtGAAGTTGTACTGCAGCATTACCAGCGAGGATTCGAGCTTGTTGGTGTATGAGTACATGCCGAATGGAAGCTTGTGGGATCGGCTTCATACATGCCAGAAGATGAAGCTTGATTGGGAGACAAGGCATGAGATAGCAGTGGGAGCAGCCAAAGGGTTGGAGTATTTACATCATGGCTTGGAGAGGCTGGTGATACACAGAGATGTCAAGTCTAGTAACATTTTATTGGATGAGTTTTTGAAGCCTAGAATTGCGGATTTTGGGCTTGCCAAGATTGTTCAGGCCACTGCAGGCAAGGACTCTACTCACGTTATTGCCGGAACACACGGCTATATTGCTCCTG AATATGGATACACTTACAAAGTGAACGAGAAGAGTGATGTGTACAGCTTCGGAGTGGTACTAATGGAGCTAGTGACGGGGAAAAGGCCGATAGAGCCAGAGTTCGGGGAGAACAAGGACATAGTGAGCTGGGTAAGCAGCATGCTCAAGAGTAGAGAGAGCATATTAAGTATGGTGGACTCATTTATTCCAGAGGTGTACAAGGAAGAGGCTATCAAGGTGTTAAGAATTGCAGTTCTGTGCACGGCTAGGTTGCCGGAGCTAAGACCCTCCATGAGAAGTGTGGTTCAAATGCTAGAAGAGGCTCACGAGACGTTTAAATTGCTCAAAATTGTTATCGGCAAAGATGATGCCGCTGGTAATAAGAAAATGGAACTAGCGAAGGGTATAGAGAATTGA